TCCAGTAATTGTTCTTCTTTGTGTTATCTAAGCAAACTTAATCATGCATGTAAACAAGTATGGGCAAAGAAAACAAGCTCCTGTACAGTGACGAGTAAAACAGAAACGGTGTGAAATCATCGTCGCCGCATTATTGATGGGTTTCGGCTGAAGGATTGGTAAGAAGCTCAAGAGATCGGCGTAGATAATCCACAGCAACAGACACATCATCAAATGCAAGTGCGCCAACAGCAAACCTTGCGGCTTTGTGAGCCTCCGACACTTTTTCAATCGGCGGATGATAATTACTGTCGTAAGTGTAGCTAGATGCAGGCGGGCCCGATGAGCCGGTACCAGCATGCTTCTTGCTACCACTTCCTGAATCATACTGGACAGTTGACGGGTAGCTTGGAGCGGCGGGAGATGATTGTTGTGATGAGGCCGGATCAGGGCTTTGATAATAAGGCTGGTGTGTTGGAACCGTCGGGAAGGAAGTTTCGTTAAAGCCGGGGTAGGACTGGAAATTAGGGTACGAGTACGATTGACCAGTGTTATCATGGGCGTGATAGTTTTGGGGCATTTGTGATTGTTCATTGGAATATGACTGCTGGTGATGATAGTTCTGAGGGTAACCTGAAATTTCATGTCGGTTGTCTGGTGGAAACTGGTTGTACTCAGTAGGAGGATAGTCATGGCTGGGGTAGGAGGAATGTGGGCTAGGTGTCATTGGAGGGGCATACGGGTTTATATTTTCGGAAGGTTGGGATGATATGTCAGCACCTGGGTAGCCGTCTTGAAAGCTTTTAGTCCGACCAAGATCGTGGGAATGTTGGGATGATATGTCAGCGCCTGGGTAGCCGTCTTGAAAGCTTTTAGTCCGACCAAGATCGTGGGAATGTTGGGATGATGTATCAGCACCTGAAAAGCTAGGTTGAAAGCTTTCACTTCGACCCATGTCctgagaagaaaatgaaaaaaaaattgtataaggATTCAAGAATTCAGCAAATTTGAGTTttcatcataaataaatattacatacaTAATGAGATGAGGCTTGAGTGGCTGGTTGGCCCGCAGAAAAGCTCTCACTTTGGTTGACATTCTGGCCAGCGAAAAAAGTACAGTAAATTCTTGTGATATTGCTATtccattttgtaaaaaaatcaagcaatacaaaatAGCATTCACTCATCACAAGTGAGCAATCATCTTCATGAATACAGAAAACATATTCAAATTTTCAGCTTCCAAACACCGAATAGGTTTAGGTTAACGTCTTGATGATCATTGATCATTACATGCATGAAATGCAATTATATTATCATATACCACCACATAAAACTTGGTAAACAATTTTCAGTCAGAACTCAAGTGTTTATCACATGTTAGGTTCTTTTTTTTTCGTCCAGCAATCATCTTCATGAATACAGAAAACATATTCAAATTTTCAGCTTCCAAACACCGAATAAGTTTAGGTTAACATCTTGATGATCATTGATCATTATATGCAAGAAATgcaattatatattatcatatacCACCACATAAAACTTGGTAAACAATTTTCAGTCAGAACTCAAGTGTTTATCCCATGTTAGGTTCTTTTTTTTCATCCTAGTATCTTTGTGGATAAATGATGAGTAGAGCTTAATGTTTCTACAAAATCCACAAACTTTCTTTCTTTACGGATGCATTGTCATATTAATTCCATAGGAGACAAATATATAAGCTCATAAATCTGAAATATGGAATAGGTTCAGCAGAAGTCGAAAACAAACTTGATGGCAAATAGAATGTTAATTTATAACTACATTTAAACcaatagcaaaataaataattcacttAAGAAACATACATATGTGTTGCTTGGGGAACTCGGATCAACTGAAAGATCTTTATCACCTCCAGGAGGGCCAGGTTCAGGTTTCCGTCCTTCTTTCAAAGCTTTCCTTATGTCTGCAGCCTTCCAAATAGCATACTTCTGCTTCTGCTCAATCTGTACAAGGGTAAGAAGTTCCAATTGTAAGCCAACTTGGCTATCTTCATGTATGAGGGaacaaataaatccaaaagaaaaaaaaaaaacagctacGAACTCACATCAGGCTGCAATTCACCAAACTGAGACAGAATCTCATAAAAAATACTTGCAGCATAGAAGGTTTTTGCAGTATTCCTGTAAAAAGCACAGTTCAACAGCTTAAAAATTTTCCTtctgttataaaaaaataatgattcatTATAAAACCAGGCAAGAGAAGCCTTACAAGTCAGCACGTCCTGCACGATCCTGTTTATCTGCCTTAGCAAACACATTTGCAGCAAATCCCTCCACATAAAGATTGTCATCAGGCCCTAATGTTAGTGATTTCTTATCCTGCAGAAGTTTAACAAATTTCACCCAATGAATGATCATCCCAAAAGATAACAAGATAAGTTGAAAATACACCACATCCACTGGAATCGAACCTAGTGTTTCAGGAGTACAAAATTAAATGAACAACGGTGTCTACATTCAAGTAACGTCGCACACAAGTACCTAAACTGTCCTAACCAAACATTTTCCATTCTACATCAAATTAAGCATGTCTAATGTTGCAAATGGCTATGGATCCAAATATTGAAACAGCATCATCTTAGAGCAATGTACTTgtggaaaaaaaatctttttgtgCTAAAGATTTAACAAAAACCCTAGTAATACTAAATTATCCAACAACCAATTCAGTTATTAGAttaggaaaaacaaaaagtaaaagaaaaaaaaataaggatctATCAATAAATTCCATTATGCTCAAATACATTGAATTCACAAAAGATGTAATCCAAAGATGACATGATTTCACATACATTCAATCTAACAGAATTAAAGCTCAttcatggaagaaaaaaaaaaagattcccaaatttaagaaacaaaaagcaactcaaaatcaaacaaaagagtCATATGGAAACCTTTTCAAGTTGGCTCATGAGGGAGATGAGGAGCGCGTTGGTGGTCTTGGTCCGCTCCTTCTGCGGGATCTTCAGCCCCTTCTCCATGGCGTATAAccgacctacaaatcacaatcaaaatcaaaatcaaaatcaaaacctagggttagggtttcaaagATCGGCAAGATGAAAACCAACAAAGGATCTCACAATAGTAAGCGACAAGGGGCTCATGCTTCTGGAGTTCATCGGCTCTTTGCAGGTAGGGAAGCAGCAGCTTCGCCGGCTCCGGCTCACTCGCCATCTCCGATCCTCACCGCGAATCAAagaagagaagatgaagaagaagaagtaaagaaGAGTGTTTTGCTGGTTTCCAAtgagataattaattatataaggATACAAGGGGTGGTAAGTAAATAAAAACTTCAGAAGGGTCTATATATAAATTTGCCAAACCGAGGGATTGGGTAAGTAATAGTCACCCTTTTTAAGGGCTTATTAATAAAATCCAAGCTTAATTATTTACTAGACCCTGTAAATAGTTTGTCTTCTCTTATGTCTGGATAAGTTGCTTTCTAtctatgaaattttaaatttaaattaaataaaaaaatattttattttctgaagATATTTGAGGGATGTCAAAAATTAAGTAAATGTAAAAATACATCAGTTATGATAACTTAAGAACCTCTGTTCCTCTCCCAAAGAACTTGTATTTGAGAGTCTAAAAACTCACTGTATATTTGAGAGTTGGGAGACTCGACCTTGAATTTTCTCAAACGCGTAAGAACCACTGAGTTCCCATTCTCAAAAAtgagataaaatatgaaaaattaatcaatttactAATTAATCTATGGGACCATAAGAGAAGAAATTTCTTTTCCTAAGGATTAATAATTACTTTACTTTTTTGGGGTTAATAAAACTGAATttttaaagtgaaaaaaaaaatgactcaGTTCAAAATTCTCTCAAACTGGAACTTCAGAgaatcaaacattaaaaaaaatgattaataataatgacaCAAAGAACTAAATTAATtccaacaattaaaaaaaaaaaaccatactcatccatgtttagaaattatttaatttataggaTCAGAAAACCAAAATGTACCTCCATTAAgaccacaaaaaataaaaataaagttacaaGAAGTTGGTAAGCAGTAACACAAGGCTGATCCAGTTTATGATACTAGTAACAACTACAATGcattctcaaatatatatataaatatgtcaaACAAAGGCTCTAACAATGTCTCACAGGGTTGTTCTCAAGGAGAAGCAGGAGTAGGATCAGTGGCAGATACATGAGAAGCTGCATCCTCTTTGGAAATGGCAACATAGTTCGCCGGAGCGGAGGCACGGGCACTGTCTCTCTTCCCGCTGTCCTTGCTTCCAGACCGAGGGCCATTGTTCAAGGATAATCTCCGAGTCGGAGTCCCATTTGACCCGGCTCCATTCACTCGAGGACCCACAACCTTCTTCGAACCAAGTGGACGATTAGGACTTGGCCTTGCACCAAACATTGCTTCTTGCTCTGTGCTTGTTTGGTCGTGGAATCGCTTTTGATCCTGAAACATGATTGTATGATCATAAGCAGTAGAAAAAAAACTGATGAAGGAGGACCATATGATTTTATTACTCATGATTACCctcattcttcttttctcttcctctctGTCCTGTCTGAGCATCGCATATTCATCTAGCATTGCAAGGAGAGGAACACCGTCGTATGCAAATGTCATGCCATGATCCTCTTCCCATGACCGGGTCTTAGCCACTAAAGTATCGACAAGGGCTGTGAAAGAAACATAACTTGATTGTTAATGATATCAATTGGTGCATTCATTATTTGATGCAACTTCATGTCTAAACACAGTAAGAGCAACTTACGCTACAAAATTTGGTCCTTTGTCATTCTGAAAATATGTAGAAGatggaaaagaaagagattCAAATTAGTTGATGGCATGCTCAATGATACCTGGAATTTTGTTTACTAGAATACGGGCCTTCTCAGCACGCTTCAGGTTCAAGTGTGCACCTCTGCTTGAGTTATACCTATTGTCATCCTGAAATATTAAAGCTTGAATTAGACGGATTGGTACCACAGTAAGAAAACTCATAAAGTTGGTAGTTAATTTCAATTTAATCACTGGTTTGGAAAGCctattatgtaaatattatatttttcaaacatgaTAGATGAAATAAACTACTAAATGAGCAACTGGTTTCGTGCATGGAAGTTGAATAAAAGCATTTTATCTGACTTTCCTGATTACTTGCCTATAGGCTatagttatataaatgaagtggaaataagaaaaatgaaaagaaagtatTCATGCAGTGCTATATAAATTCTAGATATAGATGGGGTATTGAATCTTGTCTAGAATTTTAAAGAACACTTGTCCTGAAGAATGTAAGTGATTAATTACCCGATTGTAATCTTCAAGCCAGCTCTCTTCTTCACATGCCGACATCCACTTCTCAACTTTTTCGAGTATGTCCTTTCTACTTAGAGCTTCTTCTTTAGCTTTTAATATCTGATTATCCATGTTAGCCAGTAATTCTGCAGGCTCAACATTCCCAGAGTCAATAAGTGTCATTATTTTCTCTTGAGCAGCTGCTGAATCTATCTCAACATGAGCCCGAGCATATATGTCTTCAAGTTCAGCCTGCTTTTTCAAAGCTATTTCCTTCATTTTGCTGAATTTAAGCTGGTCTAGCctttcaacttccacttcagcctTTGTTGtatgggaaaaaaagaaaaggtcgCCACTAAGCAACAGAACATGTAATAAAATTAACTACTAACCCTGCTAAAAGACTAACCTGTTCAATTAGATCAAGGGCAAGGGCTCCAGGATATATGACCTCATTCACTGTTGCAGATATATTACAGGTGACATGGTCAAACAAACTCCTCTCATCCGCAGGGGTATCCATCAAGTTCCATAGATCATAGAGTTGTGCTGCTAGCTCTTGAACCTGAAAACAAGTTAATGTCAGTTATCATATCCATACTTCATTTGCACAGAAATATGTTGCAGAAATCTCACATTTGTATCTTGAGCATCTGTTCTAAATATGAGTAATGTCATGGTTTTACAGGATAAAAGCTAGCCtggtaaattttaaaatttctgttTGCTAGATTTTGAAAGAAGGCTTTCAAACAATATAGATTATTTTCTCTATGAATTCATAGTTCTGATGCTTTTATTCATCAAATAGAAAAGCTAAAATGGTGATCTAATATACCTTTCGTAGCCTCATCTTTTTGTCTTCCTTTAGCTCCACGACTGTCTCCGCAAGCTTGGAAATGGTTTCATTGGTGATGCTCCTGGATTGGACACCAGCAGAGTCGTCTAAGCTAGGATGAACTTCAGTGACGGTGCTAAAGAAATCCATCCCCAGGACCGCACAGAGATCATGCACATTGCTAACAAGCTCGAGAACCTTATGGAGTCTGTCATTCTATCAAAGATAACAACTATGACGTCAGGAAATTTTACATCTTTTATTGGAACAGCATGAGAGCATCAACTATTTAAGTGTTCGGCAAAAAGCATTTCAGGATTGACCTTTTCCTTCTGCAGTCCTTGCAGTTGGGAGCGGAATTCATCTAATTTCTTAAGTGACAAATCCTCCTCATCAACTATTGGCTTTACATGCTCTCCGGCTTTTATGGTTCCAGCGATCTCACCAGAAATCTTCTGGATTTGTGATTGTACATCTGCAAACTCCTTTATCCTTTCGTCTTTTTGGTTGCATAACTGTTCAAGTGCAGGTGCTATTGCTGCTAATTGCTCCTTGATTGTACCAGATGATTTCTCTGGCTGTGGGACATGAAAAAGCAATAATTGGCAACAGTTCAACCAGTCTTTCACTGAAACATGAGCACCAACACTAACTAAATTTGTTCTGTTGTTTGATCATATATACGCAAAAATTAGTTTAGTTTATTTGAAAGGAAATTAGTTTCTCCTATTGTGATCTTGTCTAGGTAATTGGATGAAGTGAAGGaattcattcttcttcaaaaCAACAATGTTTCCAAATGAAAACAGACAGACAGAAATTAGAAAATACTGTTGTCAAGTGTTAGTCATATACTTCAAGTCGGCACAAAGAACACATTTTACAAGAGCATCTGGCATAGAAATTCTATAGTGAGCAGTAATGTTCTTTTTGTAACAAGAAAGCAGTCCACATAACATTGCCTCCCATAAAATGAAATCATATCACACCCATGTAAGTTCTGCATTTATCGAaaagcaaaacaataaactacTCACAATGCCAACAAAAGTCTTTTCTCCAAGAGCTGAAAGAAGCCTTGCGAGCTCAGATTTTGAATCAGCCAACTGCTGGAGTAGGAGCGCCCTCGACCGTGAAGCTTGATCGACCTTCCTCCTGTAAACGTCCAAACACTCCTGCTCTAATTGAAGCAGCATGTTATCACGTTCCTCATCACTCTCACCAACCTCATCCCAAATTAGCTGCAAAAAATAGCCATCCATCAAATACTGTCTGATTCCAACATTTTAAAAACGCAACCAAAATAAGTTACCTGCAATTGCTGGAGTAAAGAACCACAGCTGACTTGCGCTGATAATGGATTTTGGCCACCCATGACAGCCATTCTGAATCCAAATAATGCTGAATACAATGGCCTGAATGAGGACAAAAGAAACAgcaaacaacaataacaataagatgCATGGCTGTTGTCAAATAACAACAAAGTAAATTTGAATTATCAATCCCAACATATGTCAAGTAAAACCAATGATTAAACTCATTTCTTTTGCAGTATATCATGGTGAAGACACTCAGATCTAGCAGCACCAATTGATACATACTAAAAGTATAGACAAAACACACAGTGAGTAATAGTCAAAAAAGAAGAGGCAACATGTGATAATCAGAGCTCTTTCAATAATGCCATCAAATAATGGCCTGAGAGACAAGATTGGGCCACACAGACAGCCAATACTTCTCTGGTGGCACCCACCATGCATGGTATGAGTGAGCTCCTGCCCAGGGATAACCATCCCTTCACAGACCGAAGCAACAACCCAATTTCCAAGTCACTGGTC
This portion of the Dioscorea cayenensis subsp. rotundata cultivar TDr96_F1 chromosome 3, TDr96_F1_v2_PseudoChromosome.rev07_lg8_w22 25.fasta, whole genome shotgun sequence genome encodes:
- the LOC120257384 gene encoding protein HOMOLOG OF MAMMALIAN LYST-INTERACTING PROTEIN 5 isoform X1, which produces MASEPEPAKLLLPYLQRADELQKHEPLVAYYCRLYAMEKGLKIPQKERTKTTNALLISLMSQLEKDKKSLTLGPDDNLYVEGFAANVFAKADKQDRAGRADLNTAKTFYAASIFYEILSQFGELQPDIEQKQKYAIWKAADIRKALKEGRKPEPGPPGGDKDLSVDPSSPSNTYNVNQSESFSAGQPATQASSHYDMGRSESFQPSFSGADTSSQHSHDLGRTKSFQDGYPGADISSQHSHDLGRTKSFQDGYPGADISSQPSENINPYAPPMTPSPHSSYPSHDYPPTEYNQFPPDNRHEISGYPQNYHHQQSYSNEQSQMPQNYHAHDNTGQSYSYPNFQSYPGFNETSFPTVPTHQPYYQSPDPASSQQSSPAAPSYPSTVQYDSGSGSKKHAGTGSSGPPASSYTYDSNYHPPIEKVSEAHKAARFAVGALAFDDVSVAVDYLRRSLELLTNPSAETHQ
- the LOC120257384 gene encoding protein HOMOLOG OF MAMMALIAN LYST-INTERACTING PROTEIN 5 isoform X2, with product MASEPEPAKLLLPYLQRADELQKHEPLVAYYCRLYAMEKGLKIPQKERTKTTNALLISLMSQLEKDKKSLTLGPDDNLYVEGFAANVFAKADKQDRAGRADLNTAKTFYAASIFYEILSQFGELQPDIEQKQKYAIWKAADIRKALKEGRKPEPGPPGGDKDLSVDPSSPSNTYNVNQSESFSAGQPATQASSHYDMGRSESFQPSFSGADTSSQHSHDLGRTKSFQDGYPGADISSQPSENINPYAPPMTPSPHSSYPSHDYPPTEYNQFPPDNRHEISGYPQNYHHQQSYSNEQSQMPQNYHAHDNTGQSYSYPNFQSYPGFNETSFPTVPTHQPYYQSPDPASSQQSSPAAPSYPSTVQYDSGSGSKKHAGTGSSGPPASSYTYDSNYHPPIEKVSEAHKAARFAVGALAFDDVSVAVDYLRRSLELLTNPSAETHQ
- the LOC120253533 gene encoding 65-kDa microtubule-associated protein 1-like — encoded protein: MAVMGGQNPLSAQVSCGSLLQQLQLIWDEVGESDEERDNMLLQLEQECLDVYRRKVDQASRSRALLLQQLADSKSELARLLSALGEKTFVGIPEKSSGTIKEQLAAIAPALEQLCNQKDERIKEFADVQSQIQKISGEIAGTIKAGEHVKPIVDEEDLSLKKLDEFRSQLQGLQKEKNDRLHKVLELVSNVHDLCAVLGMDFFSTVTEVHPSLDDSAGVQSRSITNETISKLAETVVELKEDKKMRLRKVQELAAQLYDLWNLMDTPADERSLFDHVTCNISATVNEVIYPGALALDLIEQAEVEVERLDQLKFSKMKEIALKKQAELEDIYARAHVEIDSAAAQEKIMTLIDSGNVEPAELLANMDNQILKAKEEALSRKDILEKVEKWMSACEEESWLEDYNRDDNRYNSSRGAHLNLKRAEKARILVNKIPALVDTLVAKTRSWEEDHGMTFAYDGVPLLAMLDEYAMLRQDREEEKRRMRDQKRFHDQTSTEQEAMFGARPSPNRPLGSKKVVGPRVNGAGSNGTPTRRLSLNNGPRSGSKDSGKRDSARASAPANYVAISKEDAASHVSATDPTPASP